TCCATGGCCCTTTTCCATAACTCCATTGTGGACAATGATGGAACCatccttttgtttttcagttacCGCGTCTATTGCCTGCTGGGCGATGGGGAGCTGTCCGAGGGCTCCGTGTGGGAGGCCATGGCCTTCGCGGGGTTCTACAAGTTGGACAACCTAGTCGCCATCCTTGACATTAACCGACTGGGCCAGAGCGACCCCGCCCCTCTGCAGCACCAGGTGGATGTGTACCAGAAGCGATGCGAATCCTTTGGGTGCGTATGGGGCCGTCTCTCTGGGCTGGCGGGCTCGGAGTCACTTCTGAAACTTGTCAAGTCCCTCACAAAGATGGTATTCGGGCTGGATTTGAAGAGGGAAAGGCCGATCTTCCCCCTTCAAAACTATCGTATTTGCCAACTTCTGGGAGGAGAAAGCATTGTTCTCTGGGGCTGGGAAGGAGGATGGTTCAGtgctccctccaccccctttctGTACTTGACCACTGAGGGTCTTAGCCAGAAAATGGTAATAAGAATAATACCTGACTGGCCTCCTTCCCAGCACTATTGTGGAGACATCTCTGGGGCTTGGGTTCCTATCCTGGGCCCCTAAAGAGTCTAGCCTAAGGACAGCAGAAGGCTAGGACTTGGGCCTTGAAATAGTCTGTGGACTTAAGAGAGTTTGGTCAGGTCATTATCGCGCCTCAGTGGAACAAAATGATCGTTTTTGTCACCGAAACCTCTTCAGGTGTGCTTGGACTTAGTACCAACCCATAATACACAAAAGTGGTGCCTTGTATAGACAGTGAAGAAACACCTTTCTTCCAGCTTCTGTCGCTGTCCCTGTCTCTCCTGCTTTTTGCGTCACGGGCCTTCCACTGCTCTTCTAGGTGGAACGCGGTCGTTGTGGACGGACACAGCGTGGAAGAACTCTGCAAGACCTTCGACCAGAACAAGCACAAGCCACTGGCTGTCATTGCCAAGACGTACAAGGGCAGAGGAATCTCAGGTGAGGGATGACCTCTTCCCCTCCACCAACGGCTTCCTCTCCCCAAGGGTTCCTCTGCAGGGCCTCCAGAGTGGGCCGAGATCCTTCCTTGATCAGCCCTATAGAACAACGGAGGGCCAAAAATGCTCTCAGAAAGCCATGTTCTTGCTTTCATGTGGTCCTCCTTTCTCGGACGGGTACCCTCTGCTCCCCTCCCCAGGTTTATGGATGCATGGCACATCTCTTAGGTTTTCAGGGCATGTCCAGTATCCCTTCTAAGACCATCTGAATACCCATCCATTGCTCTATTTTGAGCATGACTTGGATCCCCACAAATCCTAAGATGGCTTGGTGATGGGCCGGATAGAAGGCCGGatgagaatcagaaagacttgagttcaaatcctgtctcagagaTTTCCCTCCTTCTCAGCCTCGGTTTCTAGCTATAAAATGGGACAGTAATAGCATCTGTCTCATAGTATTGGCAAGAGGATAAAATTGAATAATACACATAAAAGTACTTTGCCAGTGCTTGCTATTGTTACCCCTGTGTTAAGCCCCCGGCTGCCTCGACAGTGCAGATCACGAGTGTCACTTCTGACGTTCTTGAATTCGTGGCCAGCTCCATGGCTACCCCGTCTGTGTATTACCTGGGTTTGCAGCGCCATCCGGGCCCTCCCTTTACTTTCTCTGCCCAGCTCCTGTTGATCTGCTCGGTTTTTCTGTGAGCACATGCCTCCTCCTCTGCTGTCGAGCAGAAAGCCAGATGCCATCTTGGAAGGCGGCACCCCTCAGCAGAGCCCATGGCCCCCAGAAAATGCCCCTTTCTTTTTACGAGCAGATCGAGTTTTGTCCATGGGACACAATTTTCGTGTATTCGAGGGTCAGTGCCTCATTTGGAGACCTGTGATTTGCCCTCGTTTATAACATTTTTGGCCGGCTGGCCTGTTTGCCCGGGGCCTTGGGCCTAATGGAGGCAGGGCCGGTGGGATGCCAGCCTTCAAGCTCTTACTGGGCTCTGTTCTTGAGAAATTCCTGAAGTTCCCCAGGCCTTCCCTAGGGAACCAGTACCTTCTGGGCTTCCCAGACCACCAGACTTCCTGAAGTTCTGCTTTGCCCACATGGCTCTGGCCCGCTTCTCATGGCTGGCAAAACTCCCCAGGCCATAGGAACGCTGGGAAAAGGCAAAGGCCCTTTAAGGGAGAGGAAGCTGGGTCTTCACTGTGCTGCTTTGTTAAAGGCCTTTTGGGAAGCTGTCCAGTTGTGAGAGGGGGCGGGGAGCAGGGAGCTGCTAGAGCTGCCCCACAAGCCTGTGTGGGAGGTGGAGggcttgctgtgtgaccttgagcaggtCACACAGGTTGTTCTGCAAATGAAGGGAATGGACGCCAATGGGCAGTATTTTGGCCTAAGGCTGCCAGGAAGCCCAAGGCCACATTCTCCTCCTGCTCCTTGTCACTTAGGACAGTTTCCACCTTCCACAACCGCCACATCACtccttttagtttttaaaaatgattttaagccCTGTCGTTAACCTGTTGTGGCGTCTGCTATCAGATGGGAACCGAAAGTTAATAGATGTTCACTGCCCATATGAAGCATGGGATAGGTTTGGCTTGCAGTGGCTCATTTCCTTGCCCAGAGAGCCTTCCCTGATAATCCCTCCACCCCCAGAAAACCTATGTCCATTCCTCTTTGCTGAACTCCTGGAATAGCAAACAACTACCCATCTCTCACCTGGAATCCTGGTCCTTGGTCACCTACATGAAACTTCCTTGGTCCCCCCCAGGATTGATTAGTTTTTGTCTCTTAAGTCCTGTTCTTTGCACTGGTTGGTGATTGTGTCATGTGAATTTGTGAAAgggttctccctccctccctttcttccttcctcttttcctccttcctccctccctccctcccttccttccttcgttctttctcctttattttttcccaaactcTTCtggaagctctttgaaggcagataGTTTTTGCTTCTTTCCCCTTCCAGGGCTCAATACAATCATAGCTAAcctagaaaacatttattaagcacttgttgtattccacactctgGGATCATACAGTGAAACACTTCATAAATGGTTGTGGTGGATGAGGATGATAATGTTGCTCATTTCTATGGGGTTTTACAGTACCCACATTTCTGGCATAAACCTGGGAAAGGACGTATAAATAAATGCCCCtgtcttacaaatgaggaaactgtaactcagattaaatgacttacccaggttcacatagtAAGAGTCGACACTGAGATCCTGTACATCCAAACCCGGTGCTCTCTCTGGAAGCTGCGTACTTACTTGCTGTGAGCTTTGGGGCAGGCAGCCTTGCCCATCCTCCAGAGAGCTTTGGGGAACttctgttttacttttctttttattctgttccCCAACCACAGGTGTGGAAGATAAGGACTCATGGCACGGGAAGCCACTTCCCAAAAACATGGCGGAACAGGCCATTGAGGAAATTCATGGCCAAATCCAAagcaagaagaagactctctccACCCTCCCCAAAGAGGATGCCCCTGCGGTTAACATCACCAACATCCGGATGCCATCTCCCCCAAATTACAAACTTGGAGACAAGGTAGGAGGGGGAGCCTCGCTTGTGGGAGGGTCCAAAGGCACAGTCAGCAAACATAACCCCACAGACATTGATAAAGCTCCCATCCTCCGCCCGCCAGAGAGGCGAGAAATAGTCTTTGCCCTTCGGGAACCTTTGTTCTCCTGGGACAATTAAGCAACAGTCTCGGAAGAATAGTGGAGCTGGATTTCTCCCCTCAGTTGAATGAACAGTGACACGGTCACTAGTGCCAAGCTGGGTACTTGAGGGAGATACAAATGTTAGCCAGAAGCCCAGAGTCTGGCAGAGGGCAAAACCCAAACACAGACAAATTGAACCGATACATCATACCTCTGGGCCTATTTTTCTCACAAACAATGGGGACAATTGTCCCCGCCATCACCTACCTCTCAAGAGCGCCATAAGGATTAGACGAGACCACATATGTGTAAGGGATCAGTTGTTGCTATTTTGGAGAGCTTTCTGAGGGTGTCCTGGTACCCCCCAATAGAAGCAGCAGTCACACTTCCCACTTGCTTCCCTTCTGGGGGCTAGCATCCGCTTTTCCATTCTTGACTCTTACTGAAGAAAGGTGTCCGTCACACGGATCCATCAGGGACTAGAACATCCTGGAGGGTGGGCGACAATAACCACTGCGGATTCTCTCTCTCCTATCAGCTAGCCACCCGCAAAGCCTACGGCATGGCGCTGGCCAAACTGGGGCAAGCCAGCGATCGGGTGATCGCCCTGGACGGAGACACCAAGAACTCCACCTTCTCAGAACTCTTTAAGAAGGAGCATCCCAATCGCTTCATTGAGTGTTACATTGCCGAACAGAACATGGTAGGTCTGGGGGAAGCACGGTCATGGAACCCAAGATTGCAATGGGAGGGGtggctcattttattttttcaaaccaAAGTGAACGTTTCATAAACCCTCAGAGTTGAGGACGTTAGGTCATTTTGCCTGATCCTGCACAGTATCCGGCACACAGGAGGGAGTGTtgccagtgcctggcacacagtaggatgTTTTGCTAGTCAAATGGCAGTTGACTTGGTCATATATCTTTACGACCTCCCTCGAGCCTAGCTTATCCTCTAATAAAGGAGAATACACTTTGGATGCTACCCTTTGCACAGCTCCAATGATCTGGGATTACATCCTGGAGATTGAAGTTTGGGGTTCGGATCCTGCACAGGCTGTGTGATCTCAGGTAAATCCCTTAACCCTCCCAGCatccatttcctcctctgcaaGAAGGGGTTGGATAGTGTGATGAAGCTTTGAGTGTAGGGATTAAAAGTGGCCACTTGGCAGTGAAGGGAGCAGACACGCCGGCCTTGCTCTTTGCTAAGGTTTTGTAGGTTGGGAGCTCATAGGGAAACAGCTCTGTCTGTGCATGAGCAGTAATGGCCAGGGCCTGGGTCTGGGGGCTCGGACAACCCGGACGTGAGAATCTGTGTCAGTAGCCAGGACCCAGAAATCCCCTTTCTCCTGCTGTTCCGAGGCGACTTCGCTCTGCAGGGCTTCGGGAAGAGCCATTCATGTGGAGAAGGGAGTCTGCTGATGGGCCTGGCTCTCTGGCAGCCATGTGGGGAGAGTGGTACAGCAGAAAGCTCTTAGGGTTCAGATCCTGTTTCTGTTGTTACGTTTCGCGCAGCCATTTCATCTCTGGGACAGAAAGGAGGGGCTTATTTTGCTGTGCCTTCCCTGTTGGCTAGTTTGAAGCAGGGATCCCAcgtttgtttctcttcccaggtgAGCATCGCCGTGGGCTGTGCCACACGGGACAGGACCGTGCCTTTCTGCAGTACTTTTGCTGCCTTCTTCACTAGAGCCTTTGACCAGATCCGCATGGCCGCCATTTCCGAGAGCAACATCAACCTATGTGGTTCACACTGCGGCGTGTCTATCGGTAAGCTGCCACTTGCCCACTTTTGTCCCGGGCCTTGGTGATTTTTCAAGGTATACTCATGCTTTTGGGCTATGTTACAACCATTTCCTAATATgtatctcccctcccctctcagaGTGGTAGCCAAGTCATAGGAAGGTGCTGCTGAGTGCTTTGCTAGAGGGAGACTTCTCACCAAGAGTTCCCCCTCTACTAATAAAGGCCTATTTggcttaaaaaaaatccaaccccAAACCAGTTTTAAAACCCAGTGGTTACATCTACTAGCTTATGaagcagggagagagagatatCAGACAGACTCGGGCCCAGATTATTTTGGCCACTGTGCATGAGGAAGGGGATCAGGGTGAGAGGGATTGTGGGTAACCTTGACAGGCACTAAGCACTAATTCAGTCTGAAGGGTAAGGAAAAAGGGAGTCAATCAAATATATCAATGAATCAGTGTGCTTGGGAAGCAGAGGAGGTCATGTGGAATGGCTGCCCTTTGGGggatttgctgatttttttcaagCATTTCTTTTCCTCCACAGGGGAAGATGGTCCTTCCCAGATGGCCCTTGAAGACCTTGCCATGTTCCGGAGCATTCCCAACGGGACAGTCTTTTACCCAAGTGATGCTGTGGCTACTGAGAAAGCTGTAGAATTAGCTGCCAACACCAAggtttgttgtgtgtgtgttgggggaggagggggttACAAGAGCAGAAGGGAACCCGGAAGCTCAGGGCCTTGATACTCACTCTTCTTAAATGGGAGAACTGGGCAGAGTTTGGCTCTCAGAGCCTGGAGAGAATCAAATTGCCAGAGAGTTCTGAAATCCCACTCCCTGCAGTGATATGAATTCCCAGAGAGCTTGTGGAGATCTCTGGGCCCAAGGGATAATTGTTCTCTGCCTTGGTCTCCTGAATGCAGGGGGGCCGGGGACCTTTCAGGGCCCTCTAGTTTTGTAGAGTGAATAGCCATCCAAAGGGAAACAGGTTATCTGGTACCAGAAACAGTCTCCAGAAATGACCGAGATCTTTGTGTCTTctccaaaagaatataagctccaagAAGACATCAGGAGCTCTTTCACTGTATCCCTAGTATCAATACAGGgcacgtagtaggtgcttaacaaatgtcaTTTGCTTGACCATCTGGCCCAGCTCCTTGCCTTCAAGCCTTGGGAGCTGGGTCcagttaaaatgtttttccttgaGGGCTGACTTTATTCTCTTGCTTTATTTCAATTGAGTTCATCcttgttcatttcatttatatttatatattcattttatttaaccagcatttattaagtacttactgtatacAGAGCACATGCTAGATATTGGaggaaataaaagacaaagtCCCTATCTGCATGGAGGGAAGGGAGCGAGAGAAACCTGAAATCCACACCCCAAGAATTCTCAATACAGCTTTCCTGATAACAGCATGCTTTCAGCTCAAACTCTGGAATCTTATGAGTAGAATAATTTCTCACCTTTCCAGTCTTGTAGAGGCTCTTGAATGCCAGCATTTCATCAGCATTCTTGAATGCCAAGACTGGGGGCAGTTGGGTGGCACAGTAGAtgtccagccctgaagtcaggaggacctgagttcaaatctggtctcagacacttaacacttcctagctgtgtgaccctgggtgagtcacttaaccccagcctcaggaaaataaataaataaataaaaagaagggaaatcatTCTGAGGAGAAAAGGGCATAACCAATGCAGAGGAtcagatttttccaaaggaagttCACCTTTAAAGCATGTGTAAGAATTAGGCAGCTAGGGAATGACGGTATCctagctggaagagatcttaggtTCGCATCCCtgattatacagatgaggaagccaTGTGATTGGCTCACGTGTGACTACGTGAGCCAATCACAtggcttcctcatctgtatagtcacatagctagtaaggagCAGAGGCCAGCTGTTCTGCCTCCGGTCTGATCCTATCTTGTGACCAATGATTTTCCCCCCAATCCAGGGCATCTGCTTCATAAGGACCAGCCGCCCAGAGAACGCGATCATctacaacaacaatgaaaacttCCAGATTGGCCAGGCTAAGGTCAGTACCAGTGAGTCTCTGTCCTGCTAACTTGGGGTGGAGAGGATGGGATATGCTAGAACTCCACCCCCTGTAAGAACTCCTTTGTTCTCTCCCTGGATCCTTTGGCATCGCAGATAGGCAGCCAGACATTCAGTCTGGTAACAAACATACCCGAACCCAGTGCTCATTCTGGGCCTGCCATTGTCCTCCTTCCCAGGTGGTCCTGAAGAGCAAGGATGACCAAGTCACTGTGATCGGTGCTGGGGTGACCCTCCATGAGGCCTTGGCAGCTGCAGAGCAACTGAAGAAAGGTGAGATTGGCTGTCAAACCGGCTCCCTCTGAAGCCCTTCTCCAGCCTCGGCCTATGCCGTTGGGGCCTTGGGGGAGAAGTGAGAGCACTTAGGCTCCTAGCTAGGGACGACGCAGCTAGCTCCCGGTGCAGAGCAGCACAGGCTGAGGTCTGGGTGGTGAGCACTGCCCGCTCACAGAGGGAAGATTCCAGGTTTTGAAGGCCTCTGGGAAAAAGCTCCCATCTCTGACTGCATTGAGGCAGGTGCTTGCAGGAGTGTCTTTGGGAGGCTAAGCAAGGAGCATTGATGGCCAGAAAAGCCAGGCTGGCCAGATAAGGACAATTTGACTGGTGCCCTCCTGGGCCCTGGCTCCTGGCCCCATGCAGAGGGCTGGTAATGTGTTAGCATACAAAAGCTCATTGCCACATTACACTGCAGTGTATTGCCACCGCAGTGGACAACGGGGGTCCACACCACCCGGGACTGGCCCTGGCTCTCCTCAGTAGCTGTCTACTAGCTCTTGACCTGGGTCTCTATGTCCTCAATGCTGACTAGAACCCAGGTTCTTACTGGTTTTTACATGGGGAAATTGTGATCCATGCAAGGCTACATGGCCAAGCAGTGGAGAGAGCTTGCAACTTGTCTAGGCCTCTGTTCCTATCCCAGGTTCAGGAGGCAGGACCTTTAAGACTAGGCCACGTAGAACCAGGGAACCTTTTATCTAGGGAAACAAGCAGGTTGAAGGGGACTGGGCAGAGGCAGGATTCGAACTTGGTGCTTTAAAGTCCAATATGGTATTCCTTATATCCTCTGAAATCCCACTAAGGGCTATTTCCCATTGTTAGACCCGAGGCCTTCCAGTCACATCGGGCACTTCTTAAGCATTCTCCTTTGTGCCAGGCGCTTTGCCCATTctcctttgtgccaggcactttgccgCTCCCAAATGCAGGAAATGACTGTTCTTATCAGAGCAGACAGGAGATATTCTAGAAATGCACGCTGAGTTACCTTACCGAGATTCCGGAAATGCTGATTGGATTCATCTGCTTGTGCCTTTCTTCTGCTTCCAGAAAAGATCAACATCCGGGTGCTTGATCCCTTTACAATTAAGCCTCTGGACAAGAAGCTCATCCTTGAAAGTGCCCGTGCGACCCACGGCCGCATCCTGACTGTGGAGGACCATTACTATGAAGGTATGGTCGGGACCTTCGGCGGGTGGAGGGGGGATAGTGTCTGGGGATTAGGTGGGGACCTCTTCGCTTGGGGAGACATAGAGCAGAAGTTTTGGAAATGGGAAGAATTGGGGGTCTTTGCTTTCAGCTCGCTCCTAATCACCCCTTGTAGAAAGAGATACTAAAGGGATTCCCAAGAGCTACCCTTGCTTGGCAGTGGATTGACTGTTTTTTAAAGTGTGATTGGCTTGGAGATACCATTAAGAGAGCTTCCTttggtgggcagctaggtggcgcagtggatagagcaccagccctgaagtcaggaggaccccagttcaaatccggcttcagacacttaacacttcctagctgtgtgaccctgggcaagtcacttaaccccagcctcaggggaaaaaaaaaagagaaaaaaaaaagaacttccttTGGGGGCCTGGGCATTGGGATGAGGAACCCAGATGCTGCTCAGGATGATTTGTCGATCTTAGAAAAGAGTTGGCAGAAAGGATCTCCTACTCTCCCCCCACCTcactttataaaaaaagaaaatggcagccCAGGGAGCCCACAGAGTTCTCAAGTGCTGGGGCTGGGAGTTCAAGCTAGGGATTCTCCATCTTTCCCTCATCTCCATTGGAGCCACCCCTTTGAGCGTTAGCTCGGCCACTTCCAGAGACGGAGAACGAAAGGTTTTGCTCGGTGCCATCCCCCAGACCCCCCCTGCTGACCGACGTTCGGTCCCTCCCATCTCCTCTTCTCCTCAGGCGGCATAGGAGAGGCTGTGGCTGCTGCCATTGTGGGCGAACCCGGCGTGACCCTCACTCGCTTGGCGGTCGCCAACATCCCAAGGAGCGGGAAGCCCGCGGAGTTGCTGAAGATGTTCGGCATCGACAAGGACGCCATCGTGCAGGCCGTCAAGACGGCCGTGTCTCAGGGCTGAGACGTCTGCCGGGGATTCCAGGCCAAACGAGGGGTAgggaagagagaggcagagaaacattCCTGTAACTTTAACCACATCGAGTAACTATGTTTATCGAGGAtccattgaaaataataaaagtgtTTTGAGAAAACGTTGCCAGCcaatgttattttctatcattcgCAGACGCTACTTAGTAAACATAGCTCTGGGCTGGACGTTAGGGCTACAAGGCAAGGGTGAAATGAATGCATTCCCTGCCTTTGTGGGCTTACTGTCTCCGGGggtgaaaacaaaagcaaaattggtaTTAGCTACTAGAACCAAGCTCCGAATTGCTTGCTATTCACCCACCACAAGGGACAGAGAAAGCATGAATAAAATCTTGATTTGGTTGGAAAGAGGTAAGACTCTGGAGGCCTTTGTGGCCCCTTACCCTCTGCCAGCTTTGGCACATCTGGCCTGGGGCTGGCATGTTGTTGGTAGGCTTCCTACAAACCAAATGATCCCTCTCTGGCCAATCAAACCTGCTTCTCCCACACTCTTTCCCACTGGGTCAGAGGGCGCTGTGCATTAGGGAGCTGAGCAGGCTTGGCCAGAGCCtcaaaaagggaggaggaggaggaagaggagggctCGGtcaatctgtttcttttcttagCTGAGGGCAACCCTTTAGTGATCAAGGCTTCTCCTTTTACCCGATTTGGAATCGGAGAAAGAAATGAACCTGTTCTCCCTGTCCTTGTGCAGGGGGAGAAGCTGGGCTTGGGAACAGAAGCCAGTCTCTTTGGGGCCAGTTctgatggtcttgtgatggagagagccttctgcacccagagaggactgtgggaactgaatgtggatcacagtattttcactttttgttgtttacttgcattttattttcttttttctggtttgatttttcttgtgccgcaagataaaaatatgtatgtatatatttatttaacattgcattacttgccacctaggggaggaggtgggaaattggaacacaaggttttgcaaggatttttattatgctttgggaaaaaaaaatctttaagctTTTTAAAGCGAATTTTTAAGAGAAGCTAATTCAAAGACTGCAAGCCAAACACAAGTTAGCCACCTgacctgggcctcagtttcctaaagtgGAGAAGGAGGCTTTGCCCTGGATAAGGGAGGGCCCTTCCAGCCAGAGTTCTCTGATTGCTATTTGGTGGATCAGGTGCCCAGATGTGTGAAACGGTTAATTCCAAAAGCCTTTACCCCGGAGCCTCATGATAGCAGGGAGGTGAGCCTGGGGAGGCTGCGCCGGGGAGCAGGTTGGGGCAGGTTTCGGCCCATCTTGAGAGAGCTTTGGCAGGTTGTGCTTGCTGGAGCTGGAGGCAGGAAGACGGGTTTTTTGTTGTTTCGCATGCAGTCCATGCAGACAACTGTGAAAACATGTTCTAAAAACAGCACCATCCTACATCTTAGAGGTTCTAATAATGTGCTTTCAAAACCGGACTCGTGATGAGTCCTCTTTGTCCAGCTGGAGGTTCGGGTGTCTCCCTCAGAAGTGGAGGGATCTAGCGGGCCTCCATCAGTCAGTAGGCTCTGTCCTCAGGGAACAGTCCGGAGCCAGGCCTAGCTGAGACCCAAGAACAGGAGCTTCCGGGGAACAGAGACCAGAGCCAGGCCTAGCTGAGACCCAAGAACAGGAGCTTCCGGGGAACAGAGACCGGAGCCAGGCCTAGCTGAGACCCAAGAACAGGAGCTTCCGGGGAACAGAGACTGGAGCCAG
This sequence is a window from Sminthopsis crassicaudata isolate SCR6 chromosome 1, ASM4859323v1, whole genome shotgun sequence. Protein-coding genes within it:
- the TKT gene encoding transketolase; its protein translation is MEDYHKPDQQKLQALKDAANRLRIHSIQATTAAGSGHPTSCCSVAEIMAVLFFHTMKYKPQDPRDASNDRFVLSKGHAAPILYAVWAEAGFLPEGELLNLRKISSILDGHPVPKQAFTDVATGSLGQGLGAACGMAYTGKYFDKASYRVYCLLGDGELSEGSVWEAMAFAGFYKLDNLVAILDINRLGQSDPAPLQHQVDVYQKRCESFGWNAVVVDGHSVEELCKTFDQNKHKPLAVIAKTYKGRGISGVEDKDSWHGKPLPKNMAEQAIEEIHGQIQSKKKTLSTLPKEDAPAVNITNIRMPSPPNYKLGDKLATRKAYGMALAKLGQASDRVIALDGDTKNSTFSELFKKEHPNRFIECYIAEQNMVSIAVGCATRDRTVPFCSTFAAFFTRAFDQIRMAAISESNINLCGSHCGVSIGEDGPSQMALEDLAMFRSIPNGTVFYPSDAVATEKAVELAANTKGICFIRTSRPENAIIYNNNENFQIGQAKVVLKSKDDQVTVIGAGVTLHEALAAAEQLKKEKINIRVLDPFTIKPLDKKLILESARATHGRILTVEDHYYEGGIGEAVAAAIVGEPGVTLTRLAVANIPRSGKPAELLKMFGIDKDAIVQAVKTAVSQG